From Longimicrobiaceae bacterium:
ATACTCACGCGCGTTTGGGATCCATGCGTAGGAACGAAGTGCTGGGGAGGAACACGTCGGCACCTGACCACGCGGCCGTGGTGCGGATGTCTCTCTGGTAGGGGCGGAGGAACCCGTACGTCGGCTCTGCGGTGACCCGCGAACAAGGACGGCCCCACCTGGCTCTTGAACTCGACTGCGGCGACAAGGCGGCGCCTCGGTTAATCAGCAGCATGACCCACAGTTCGTGGGCCGAAAGTAGCCGGGCAAACTGACATGAGGACCCGCCGCAGTAGATGAATGCCGGCGCTGGAGAGTTCGTTCCTCACACCAGCACTGTGGGGGGTTCGGACCTGGGAGATACAGTACAACGCTTGGGGGCTAGACAAGGTACTACCGGATGGTGACAGATATGGAGGAATCGCATATGAGTACTGCCATCCCCACACAGTCACTCCTTCTAGCCCTGGTGGCCCGGTGGCGCACGAACGCAGCCGTGCTGCGGTCCTACGGCGCCCACGGACGCGCGACGCTTCTGGAGCGATTAGCGGCAGAATTGGAGACGGAGCTGGCCGCGGAGAGTTCGACGGTGGTAGATCTGGCCGGAGCGGTCCACCTCTCGGGCTACTCCCGCGGACACCTCCGGCGCCTCCTGCGGAGTGGGCAGCTCCGCAACGTGGGAAGCGAGGATTTTCCAAAATTCCTTTCCGCCGACCTACCCCGCAAACCTGGCTATCCACCTAGCAACAAGACACTTGCGCACCCCCCCGAAAATGATGTAAATTCTAGGTTGCAGGTTGCGCGTGCCGTCGTGTTCGGAGATTGAACCGATGGCAGACAAGAAAGACTGCTGGAGCTATATCGCTGGCGAGAAGGGAGTCAACCGGGTCCGCGCCTATGAGAAGGTCAAGGGTGGACCGCTGTTCCTCGAATGGATGGAGGACGTGGTTGACGCGGAAACCGGGTTGCCGGTCATGGACCCGGAGACCGGAGCACCGAAGCGGAAGCGCCAACGGCTCTCCCTGACGGCTGCGGGGATCACCACCTACGCGGCGGCGGTCGTCAAGGCCGAGGAGACGGCGGAGAAGTTCCAGCAACTCGGCTCACTGGACCGGAGCGGTCCGCTTACGCTGGGGCGGCTGCTCGACCTATACCTCAAGGAGGTCACTCCCACCAAGAAGCCGAACACGCAGCTCCACGACAGGCAGGCCGCCCGGATGTTCCGAACGTTCTTCGGCGACAAGGCGGTTGTGGAGCAGGGCGGGCTGGACGGGAAGGTGAAGACGGAGCTGGGCCGCGCCAGGTACGATGGCTTCATCAAGGCGCGGCGAGAGGGCAGGATCCAAGGGTTTCCCAGGCGGGTCAGGAACCGGATCATCGAGTACGATATCAAGTTCCTGCGGGCCGTGTTCAATTGGGCCACGGTGGAGCGCCCGGATGGGGTGGTGCTGCTGACCCGCAATCCTTGGAAGGGGTTCCCCGTCCCGGCGGAATCGAGCCCCGCCCGCCCGGAAATGACGGAGGATCTGCACGAGCGGTTGAAGGCCAACGCTCCAGACTGGCGGATGCCTGCGGTCATGGAGCTGTGCAGGGAGACCCGCCACCGCCGGAACAGCGTCCGGCAGCTCCAGTGGACGGACGTCAGCCTGACGGCGCGGACGGTCCGCTGGCGCGGAGAATTTGACAAGACGGGTAAGGAGTCGGTGACGCCGCTCTCGGAGCGCGCGGTAGTGGTGCTCCGGGGCGTTCCACGGGTGCTCGGGTCCCCCTGGGTGTTCCCTGCCCCGATGGACGCCACGCGGCCGGTGTCGAACGAAACGCTGAACCTCTGGATGCAGCGCACGAAGGAACGGCTTGGACTGGACGTGCGGGGGTTGGGCTACCACGGGGAGAAGCGCGCGGGAGTCCGCGACCCACGGTTCCGGGCGCTCGCTCCGGCCGTTCAGGAAGCGATTTCCGGGACGGCCTACGACACGTTGAAGAAGGTCTACGACTACGTGGACCTGGACGACATGCGGGAGGCGGTTGCCGAGCTGGAGCGGGAACTGGCCTGACGAAGCCGCCCGGACGCAACTGACACCTCCAACTGACACCTGGGGGTCCGGCGGGGGGAGAAAGCCGAACCCCGACACCACCTAAGCGGCGCCGGGGCAAGTACTTACAACGAAGCGGGAGACGGGACTCGAACCCGCGACCCTTAGCTTGGAAGGCTAATGCTCTACCAACTGAGCTACTCCCGCGCTTCGTTCCGGCAGAGAAACACCTGACCGGAAGAGGTTAAATCTACCGCGCTACGGGTGACTTCGTCAAGCAGCGGCGAGCCCGTGCGCCCGTGGCGCTCCCCTCCCAGGAAGGGGAGGCGCCGGGATCCGGTTCAATCCAGCCGCACCACCACCCCCTCCGCCCCGCGCAGCACCAGCGTCCACTCCACGCCCTCGCCGTCGCGCTCCGGGTTGGTGGAGAGGACCACCCTGCCGGAGGTGCCCCGCCCCATCTCCACCGTGTGGGTCTCGCCGCCCAGGTTCAGCGCGACCAGGAACCGCCGCCCCGCGCCGATGCGCCGGTAGGCCAGCACGTCACCCGCAGCGTCCGCCGGCTCCCAGCCGCCCACACTCAGCGCCGGCTCCGCGCGCCGCAGCTCGATCAGCCGCCGGTAGAGCGAGAGCATGGAGGCGGGGTCGCCACGCTCCGCCTCCACGTTGGCTTCCCGGAAGTCGTCGGCAATGGGGAGCCATGGCTCGCCCATCGTGAAGCCGGCGTTCGGGCCGGCATCCCACTGCATGGGCGTGCGCTCCGGGTCGCGGCCGAGGCCGCGCCCCGGGAGGTTCCGCTCCCAGGGGTCGCGCACCCGGTCCGGGGGGATGGGGATGTCGTGCATCCCGATCTCGTCCCCGTAGTACAGGGTAGGCGTCCCCCGCAGGGTGAGCAGCAGCATGGCCGCCACCCGCGCCTGGGCCGCCCCCACGCGCGAGGCGATCCGGGGCCGGTCGTGGTTCCCCAGCACCCAGTTGGGCCAGGCGCCGGGCGGCAGCAGCCCCTCGTAGCGCCGTACCGCCGCGTCGATGGCGCGCGCCTCCCACGGGAGGCGGATGAGCTGGAAGTTGTAGGGGAAGTGGCAGCCGCCCCCCTCGGCCCCGTAGTACGGCATCAGCCGCTCCACGGTGTTGTAGATCTCCCCCAGCAGCACCCGCTCGCCTCCGTACGCGTCCACCACCTCGCGCATCCGGGCGATCAGCCCGTGCACCTCCGGCCGGTCGCACGAGAACTCCCGGAGCAGGGCGTCGTAGGGGTCGTCCACCTCGGGCGTGTAGGCGGGGTTCGGCGGGTTGTCGCGGAGGAGCCGGTCCTTCCCCAGCACCTGCACGGCGTCCACGCGGAAGCCGTCCACCCCGCGCTCCAGCCAGAAGCGCAGCACGCCGAGCATGGCCTCCACCACCTGGGGATTGCTCCAGTCCAGGTCCGGCTGCTCGCGCAGGAAGGTGTGCAGGTAGTACTGCCCCGTGGCCTCGTCCCACTCCCAGGCGCTTCCCCCGAAGGCGCTGATCCAGTTGTTCGGCGGCCCCCCGCCCGGCGCCGCGTCGCGCCACACGTACCAGCCGCGCTTCGGGTCGTCCCGCGAGCGGCGGGACTCCGCGAACCAGGGGTGCTGGTCGGAGGTGTGGTTGGGGACGAAGTCCAGGATCACCCTCAGCCCCCGGGCGTGCGCCTCCTCCACCAGCCGGTCGAAGTCGTCCAGCGTGCCGAACAGGGGATCGACCGCGCAGTGGTCCGTCACGTCGTAGCCGAAGTCGGCCATGGGCGACGGATAGAACGGGGAGATCCACACCGCGTCCACCCCCAGCCAGCGCAGGTAATCCAGCCGGGAGGTGATCCCCGGCAGGTCCCCCACCCCGTCGCCGTCGGAATCCTGGAAGGACCGCGGGTACACCTGGTAGATGATCCCGCGCTGCCACCAGGCCGCGCTCGCCTCGCTCACGCCGCCCTACCCGGCCACCCGCACGAACCGCAGCTCCGCGAGCAACTGCTCCAGGTGCTCCCGCCCCAGGTGTGACCAGACGTTGTAGAGGCAGTCCTGGCCGGGGATGCGGAGGTAGGCGAGCTGCCTGGGACCTGTGCCGCCCTCCGGCCCGTACCCCGCCGTGCTCCCGTCCGACCACTCCCGCCGGTGCGGCCACCCGGAGTACGACGGCCCCGACGCGCTCACCCCGGCCCCCGCCACCCCGAAGGCGCTGCGCAGGTCGGGGAGGTCGTATGCGACGCCCCACCCGCCGCCGAAGTTCGCGGCGCGCGGCCGGGCTGCGCCGTGCGGGCCGAGCGAAGCAGGGGCAATGAGGGCACAGGTCGCACGATTCTCCGCCCGCCTCCACTCCGCGACGTAGACCCCCGGCACCTCCGCGGCCGAGAGCGGCGGCTGCCCCCACGGCGCCTCCGGCGCCTGGTCCGGTGCCGCAGGGGAAGGCCGCGGGACGGGGGGAGCCTGCCCGGCCGGCTCGGGGCGTTGCGCGCTCGCACAGGCACCGGTAGCGAAAAACGCAATCAGCAGAAGACCGGCTCGCATCATGGATGGCAACCGCAAACTGAGTGATCTACCGTGAACACCTCGGCGGTCCGGCCGCGCGCACTCTCGCACTCACCTGTCTCCCGCCCGCCGCCCCGCCCTCACCACCGGCGGTGCCTCGCCCGGGTAAGGCGAATCACCACCCCCTCGTCGGGACGCAGCTCGACGTCGCCCCTGACGCGCTCCCCCTCCCGGTCCAGGTGCGTGGAGACGGCGACCACGCCGGCCTGCGCATCTGCGGGGCGGCCGAGGACGTGCGGCCGGGAGCCGAGGTTCAGCGCCACCAGGAAATCGCCCTCCCCACGGCGGGCGCGTCGGATGTAGGCGAGCACGTCGCCGTCGGCGGCAACGGGCTCGAAGCGGCCCACCTCCAGCGCGGGCTCGCCGCGCCGCAGGTCGATCAGCCGCCGGTACAGCGAGAGCGTTGAGCGGGGGGCGTCGCGCTCCGCCTCCACGTTCACCACGCGGTGGTCCTCGGCGATGGGGAGCCAGGGGTCGCCCGTGGTGAAGCCGGCGTTGGGACCGGCATCCCACTGCATGGGGGTGCGCTCCGGGTCGCGCCCCAGCCCCTTGCCGGGGACGTTCTTCTCGAAGGGATCCTGCACCCGGTCGGGCGGGATCTCCACGTCGTGCATCCCGATCTCGTCGCCGTAGTACAGGGTGGGCGTCCCACGCAGCGTCAGCAGGAGCATGGCCGCAACCCGTGCCTGCGCCGCGCCCACGCGCGAGGCGATCCGGTGCTGGTCGTGGTTCCCGAGCACCCAGTTGGGCCACCCCCCCTCGGGGAGCGCCGCCTCGTATTCGTCGATCAGCCCCGCCAGGTGGCGCGCGTCCCACCGCGCCAGGATGAGCTGGAAGTTGAAGGGAAGGTGCACCCCGCTCATGTCCTCGCCGTAGTAGCGCACCAGCCGCTCCACGGGGAGGTAGATCTCGCCGATCAGCACCCGCTCGTGGTACTCGTCGAAGAGGCGCCGCATCTCTCCGATGACGTCGTGCACCTCCGGCTGGTCGGTGGAGTGCACCTTGAGCAGCGCGTCGTACGGGCGCTGGTCCGGCGTCCAGGTGGGGTCGGGCGGGTTGTCGCGGAACTCCGGGTCCTTGATCAGGTGCCAGATGACGTCCACCCGGAAGCCGTCCACCCCGCGCTCCAGCCAGAAGCGGAGCACCTCCAGCATCGCCCGCACCACCTGGGGATTGCGCCAGTTGAGGTCCGGCTGCTCCTTCAGGAAGGCGTGGTAGTAGTACTGGCCCGTCGCCTCGTCGAAGGTCCACGCCGGCCCGCCGAAGTTGGAGAGCCAGTTGTTCGGGGGGCCGCCGTCCGGGGCG
This genomic window contains:
- a CDS encoding tyrosine-type recombinase/integrase; protein product: MADKKDCWSYIAGEKGVNRVRAYEKVKGGPLFLEWMEDVVDAETGLPVMDPETGAPKRKRQRLSLTAAGITTYAAAVVKAEETAEKFQQLGSLDRSGPLTLGRLLDLYLKEVTPTKKPNTQLHDRQAARMFRTFFGDKAVVEQGGLDGKVKTELGRARYDGFIKARREGRIQGFPRRVRNRIIEYDIKFLRAVFNWATVERPDGVVLLTRNPWKGFPVPAESSPARPEMTEDLHERLKANAPDWRMPAVMELCRETRHRRNSVRQLQWTDVSLTARTVRWRGEFDKTGKESVTPLSERAVVVLRGVPRVLGSPWVFPAPMDATRPVSNETLNLWMQRTKERLGLDVRGLGYHGEKRAGVRDPRFRALAPAVQEAISGTAYDTLKKVYDYVDLDDMREAVAELERELA
- a CDS encoding alpha-amylase family glycosyl hydrolase; translation: MSEASAAWWQRGIIYQVYPRSFQDSDGDGVGDLPGITSRLDYLRWLGVDAVWISPFYPSPMADFGYDVTDHCAVDPLFGTLDDFDRLVEEAHARGLRVILDFVPNHTSDQHPWFAESRRSRDDPKRGWYVWRDAAPGGGPPNNWISAFGGSAWEWDEATGQYYLHTFLREQPDLDWSNPQVVEAMLGVLRFWLERGVDGFRVDAVQVLGKDRLLRDNPPNPAYTPEVDDPYDALLREFSCDRPEVHGLIARMREVVDAYGGERVLLGEIYNTVERLMPYYGAEGGGCHFPYNFQLIRLPWEARAIDAAVRRYEGLLPPGAWPNWVLGNHDRPRIASRVGAAQARVAAMLLLTLRGTPTLYYGDEIGMHDIPIPPDRVRDPWERNLPGRGLGRDPERTPMQWDAGPNAGFTMGEPWLPIADDFREANVEAERGDPASMLSLYRRLIELRRAEPALSVGGWEPADAAGDVLAYRRIGAGRRFLVALNLGGETHTVEMGRGTSGRVVLSTNPERDGEGVEWTLVLRGAEGVVVRLD
- a CDS encoding alpha-amylase family glycosyl hydrolase, which translates into the protein MKDHYLWWQRGIVYQVYPRSFQDSDGDGVGDLPGITSRLDYLRWLGVDAVWISPIYPSPMADFGYDVSDYCGIHPMFGTMADFDRLVEEAHARGLKVILDFVPNHSSDQHPWFAESRRSRDNPKRDWYIWRDPAPDGGPPNNWLSNFGGPAWTFDEATGQYYYHAFLKEQPDLNWRNPQVVRAMLEVLRFWLERGVDGFRVDVIWHLIKDPEFRDNPPDPTWTPDQRPYDALLKVHSTDQPEVHDVIGEMRRLFDEYHERVLIGEIYLPVERLVRYYGEDMSGVHLPFNFQLILARWDARHLAGLIDEYEAALPEGGWPNWVLGNHDQHRIASRVGAAQARVAAMLLLTLRGTPTLYYGDEIGMHDVEIPPDRVQDPFEKNVPGKGLGRDPERTPMQWDAGPNAGFTTGDPWLPIAEDHRVVNVEAERDAPRSTLSLYRRLIDLRRGEPALEVGRFEPVAADGDVLAYIRRARRGEGDFLVALNLGSRPHVLGRPADAQAGVVAVSTHLDREGERVRGDVELRPDEGVVIRLTRARHRRW